The Selenomonas sp. AB3002 genome contains a region encoding:
- a CDS encoding glycosyltransferase family 9 protein: MNKATGLPPCPRILMIRLSAIGDVLHATSVARNLKLFLPEAHLTWLCSPPADDLLRGNPDVDEVISWDRRIFDTAISEHRFGQAFRSLKEARRLFKEHGPFDAVLDIQGLFLTGVLALLTGCGRRIGIHERHEGNPFFMTDMAPDIDDKHKIRRYLTALMPLGWQQEDFVPGTVLTLDADWKSYAHGFWKEHDIDPQKPILMVNIRTTWPDKHLRPRVFGELLEKANIPDDMQLIFPGAPGDKPYIEETLDYLKENAPELASRAICIAGETSLRELAALIKSATLFLTCDTGPLYVAEAVGTPTFSLWGPTLPTIYGPLSPGHHFYISPHECKACCKTKCPKGNACMEAIEPGEAAKELEKVLIHLCI, translated from the coding sequence ATGAATAAAGCCACGGGGCTGCCTCCCTGTCCCCGCATTCTCATGATACGTCTCTCTGCCATAGGCGATGTGCTCCATGCCACCTCCGTGGCCCGCAACCTGAAACTCTTCCTGCCGGAAGCCCACCTTACCTGGCTCTGCAGCCCTCCGGCAGATGACCTGCTGCGGGGCAACCCGGATGTGGATGAAGTCATCAGCTGGGACAGGCGGATATTCGACACGGCCATCTCTGAGCACAGATTCGGCCAGGCCTTCCGCTCTCTCAAAGAAGCCCGCCGCCTTTTCAAGGAGCATGGTCCCTTTGATGCCGTCCTGGACATCCAGGGGCTTTTCCTCACAGGTGTCCTCGCCCTGCTCACCGGCTGTGGGCGCCGCATCGGCATCCACGAACGCCATGAGGGCAATCCCTTCTTCATGACTGATATGGCCCCGGACATAGACGACAAGCACAAGATTCGCCGCTACCTCACAGCCCTCATGCCCCTGGGCTGGCAGCAGGAGGATTTCGTGCCAGGCACAGTGCTGACCCTTGATGCCGACTGGAAAAGTTATGCCCATGGCTTCTGGAAAGAGCATGATATAGACCCACAGAAGCCAATCCTCATGGTGAACATCCGCACCACCTGGCCGGACAAGCACCTGCGACCCCGTGTCTTTGGTGAGCTTCTGGAGAAAGCCAATATCCCTGATGATATGCAGCTCATCTTCCCCGGCGCCCCCGGGGACAAGCCGTATATAGAAGAAACTTTGGACTACCTAAAAGAAAACGCCCCTGAGCTTGCCTCCAGAGCCATCTGCATTGCGGGAGAAACCTCACTGAGGGAACTGGCGGCCCTCATCAAGTCCGCCACCCTCTTCCTCACCTGCGACACCGGCCCTCTCTACGTGGCCGAAGCCGTAGGCACCCCTACCTTCTCCCTCTGGGGCCCGACGCTCCCCACCATCTACGGTCCCCTCTCCCCAGGCCATCACTTCTACATCTCCCCCCATGAATGCAAGGCCTGCTGCAAGACCAAATGCCCCAAGGGCAACGCCTGCATGGAGGCCATCGAGCCGGGGGAGGCGGCGAAGGAACTGGAAAAGGTTTTAATACATCTGTGCATCTAA
- a CDS encoding helix-turn-helix domain-containing protein — MSRTYDMIAGSLNELIADYEENNGANLTHETLTINIAPARKFSGAEVRSIRLKNNLTQAVLAKYLCVSKKTIEAWESGRNTPNGPSSRLLELLDRQAVSIVTA, encoded by the coding sequence ATGAGCAGGACTTATGATATGATAGCTGGTTCATTAAATGAACTTATTGCTGATTATGAAGAAAATAATGGGGCTAACCTTACCCATGAAACTCTAACCATAAACATTGCCCCTGCCCGCAAGTTCAGCGGTGCTGAGGTGCGCAGCATTCGCTTGAAGAACAACCTAACCCAGGCTGTCCTTGCTAAATACCTCTGTGTCAGCAAGAAAACCATAGAAGCATGGGAATCGGGTCGGAATACACCCAATGGACCATCTAGCCGTCTTCTGGAACTGCTGGACAGACAGGCTGTTTCCATTGTCACGGCATAA
- a CDS encoding type II toxin-antitoxin system RelE/ParE family toxin produces MLVSREFIHGKKFDEQWKALGLTDEHMKELQSILLDNPKAGAVMRGTGRLRKMRFSYGNRGKSHCARVCYVDFEIHGRIFLVMVFAKNEMENLSQAERNGLKALIERLEKSMQKGVTK; encoded by the coding sequence ATGCTGGTATCACGAGAGTTTATACATGGCAAGAAATTTGATGAACAGTGGAAGGCTCTGGGGCTAACCGATGAACACATGAAGGAACTGCAATCTATATTGCTGGACAATCCTAAAGCCGGTGCTGTTATGCGTGGCACTGGCAGGTTGCGGAAAATGCGTTTTTCCTACGGGAATCGGGGGAAATCTCACTGTGCCCGTGTATGTTATGTGGACTTTGAAATCCACGGACGTATTTTTCTGGTCATGGTATTTGCGAAGAACGAGATGGAAAATCTCTCACAGGCAGAGCGGAACGGTTTGAAAGCCTTGATTGAGCGTTTGGAAAAGAGTATGCAGAAGGGAGTAACAAAATGA
- a CDS encoding flagellar hook protein FlgE: MMRSLFSGVSGLKNHQTRMDVIGNNISNVNTTGFKSSRVTFADTLNQTMSGAAAPTGTKGGVNAKQVGLGSGVASVDLLFSDGSVQSTGKNTDLCISGNGLFVVKDNKQTYYTRNGDFEFDADGNYVMPGSGLKVQGWMADDSGALSTTGPTTDIVVKLGQTMAAEATSTATYTNNLDADVPVITSYSFVKPSDGTTHTETTAGKYIGASSEQPVTLYFSDGSKMTVNSGRYVIGRSMPQTTAWTYYDSLGVEHTSTVLFEKSVVADLTYTNEEGNPVTKKATAWVMSLPEATVNEADGSTSTYTLGSTTITFDYDGIIREGTFSGTETLVADTNSEVTITTPPGALDGDSVKKSSLSVTHTAPNGSSTPQSISLELGDLTQYAGMNTINGDADGNAAGSLESISIDSSGVIMGTYTNSVQKAEAQVAIAQFTNASGLTKTGSSLYQTSNNSGAANVKTATDLGVKITPSALEMSNVDIANEFADMIITQRGFQSNSKIVTVGDEMLETVINMKR, encoded by the coding sequence ATGATGCGTTCGCTCTTCTCAGGCGTATCCGGCCTCAAGAACCACCAGACGAGAATGGATGTCATTGGCAACAACATTTCTAATGTCAATACCACAGGGTTCAAGTCCAGCCGCGTGACTTTTGCTGATACCTTGAATCAGACTATGAGCGGTGCTGCAGCACCTACTGGAACAAAAGGCGGTGTAAATGCCAAGCAGGTAGGATTGGGTTCTGGTGTGGCTAGCGTAGATTTGCTTTTTAGCGATGGTTCCGTGCAGTCAACAGGTAAGAACACAGATTTGTGTATCTCAGGTAATGGACTTTTTGTGGTAAAAGACAACAAACAGACATACTATACTCGCAATGGTGACTTTGAATTTGATGCTGATGGCAACTATGTAATGCCTGGCAGTGGTCTTAAAGTGCAGGGATGGATGGCGGATGATAGTGGTGCCCTTAGTACTACGGGCCCAACAACGGATATTGTTGTAAAGCTAGGACAGACCATGGCGGCAGAAGCAACAAGCACAGCTACATATACAAATAATCTTGATGCTGATGTGCCTGTAATTACATCGTATTCTTTTGTTAAGCCTTCTGATGGCACTACACATACAGAAACCACTGCAGGAAAATACATTGGGGCTTCATCTGAGCAGCCAGTGACTTTGTATTTTAGTGATGGCAGTAAAATGACTGTTAATTCAGGAAGGTATGTTATTGGTCGTTCTATGCCTCAGACTACAGCCTGGACTTATTATGATAGCCTAGGGGTAGAACATACATCTACTGTTTTGTTTGAGAAAAGTGTTGTAGCAGACCTAACTTATACTAATGAGGAAGGGAATCCTGTAACTAAAAAAGCCACGGCGTGGGTAATGTCCTTGCCAGAAGCGACTGTGAATGAAGCCGATGGGTCTACGTCCACTTATACTTTGGGATCTACAACGATAACTTTTGATTATGACGGTATTATCAGGGAAGGTACTTTTAGTGGAACAGAAACATTGGTTGCTGATACAAATTCGGAGGTAACTATCACTACACCTCCAGGGGCGCTTGATGGTGACAGCGTCAAAAAAAGCTCTTTGTCTGTTACGCATACGGCTCCCAATGGCTCTTCGACCCCACAGAGCATAAGTCTGGAATTAGGCGATTTGACTCAGTATGCTGGTATGAATACCATCAATGGCGATGCTGATGGCAATGCGGCGGGGTCTCTCGAAAGCATTTCTATTGATAGTTCCGGGGTTATCATGGGAACTTACACAAACAGTGTTCAGAAGGCAGAAGCACAGGTAGCTATTGCTCAGTTCACTAATGCTTCTGGTCTCACTAAGACCGGCAGTTCGCTGTATCAGACCTCTAACAACTCTGGTGCAGCAAACGTAAAAACTGCTACCGATCTTGGCGTGAAGATTACGCCATCCGCTCTGGAAATGTCCAACGTAGACATCGCCAACGAATTTGCAGATATGATCATCACCCAGCGCGGCTTCCAGTCTAATTCAAAGATTGTCACCGTAGGTGACGAGATGTTGGAGACCGTCATCAATATGAAGAGGTAA